The following coding sequences lie in one Megalodesulfovibrio gigas DSM 1382 = ATCC 19364 genomic window:
- the gnd gene encoding phosphogluconate dehydrogenase (NAD(+)-dependent, decarboxylating) encodes MQFGIVGLGRMGLNMARRLRRAGLPLAAWNRSFDKTQALAAEDGTLACQTLEALVQALHPPRICWLMLPAGPAVDEHMALLLPLLQPGDILVDGGNSWYKDDLRHADTCAAAGVHYVDAGVSGGIWGLTEGYCTMVGGPAGAVAELTPYLDALAPPEGWMHCGGTGSGHYVKMIHNGIEYGMMQAYAEGLGLIQASGYGKDIDMAALCHLWNQGSVVRSWLLELAERAFAADPALAGLAGHVDDSGEGRWTVLESIELAQPAPVLALSLMQRFRSRQDNTFQDRVLAALRREFGGHAVKAT; translated from the coding sequence ATGCAATTCGGCATCGTCGGACTCGGCCGCATGGGGCTGAACATGGCCCGTCGCCTGCGTCGCGCCGGGCTGCCTTTGGCGGCCTGGAACCGTTCTTTTGACAAGACGCAGGCCCTGGCCGCGGAAGATGGCACGCTGGCCTGTCAGACCCTGGAAGCACTGGTCCAGGCGTTGCATCCGCCCCGCATCTGCTGGCTCATGCTCCCGGCCGGCCCGGCCGTGGACGAGCATATGGCCCTGCTGCTGCCCCTGCTGCAGCCCGGGGATATCCTCGTGGACGGCGGCAACAGCTGGTACAAGGACGACCTGCGCCACGCCGATACCTGCGCCGCAGCCGGTGTGCACTACGTGGATGCCGGCGTTTCCGGGGGTATCTGGGGCCTCACCGAAGGCTATTGCACCATGGTGGGCGGCCCGGCCGGGGCCGTGGCCGAGCTGACGCCCTATCTGGACGCCCTGGCGCCGCCCGAAGGCTGGATGCACTGCGGCGGCACGGGCAGCGGGCACTATGTCAAGATGATCCACAACGGCATCGAATACGGCATGATGCAGGCCTATGCCGAGGGCCTGGGGCTCATCCAGGCCTCCGGCTATGGCAAGGATATCGACATGGCCGCCCTCTGCCACCTCTGGAACCAGGGCAGCGTGGTCCGCTCCTGGCTGCTGGAGCTGGCCGAGCGCGCCTTTGCCGCGGATCCTGCCCTGGCGGGTCTGGCGGGCCATGTGGACGACTCCGGCGAAGGCCGCTGGACGGTGCTGGAATCCATCGAACTGGCCCAGCCGGCGCCGGTGCTGGCGCTTTCCCTGATGCAGCGCTTTCGCTCCCGCCAGGACAACACGTTTCAGGATCGCGTCCTTGCCGCCCTGCGCCGGGAGTTCGGCGGCCACGCCGTCAAGGCAACATGA
- a CDS encoding glucokinase: MPDTTRHILAADIGGTSSRFGCFLAQGDALTLEASLVLPTAGAASFTELVRQAVALQPGLDPARMDAAAFAVPGAVRGRRTVLLPNITWPAHWDEMQAAVGTARLVLLNDFAAQAHAVVTPALQDAELLKPGDAYAPGPVAVTGAGTGLGNCALLPLEAGGWTVVPAELGHAPFPFVGREEFDYQAFVMDRLDVGYPIGDHVVSGGGLALLHEFLSGEAVSPPEASARLDSTPRVAEWFARFYGRACRQYALAVVASGGVVVAGGVAAKTPALVRHPAFLQEFLNCPTQRPLLEAMPIRRNENELSGLWGAAHAGWQACSRPAGPPA; the protein is encoded by the coding sequence ATGCCAGACACGACGCGACACATCCTTGCCGCAGACATCGGCGGCACCTCCAGCCGGTTCGGCTGTTTCCTGGCCCAGGGTGATGCGCTGACCCTGGAAGCGTCGCTTGTGCTGCCCACGGCCGGGGCGGCCTCCTTTACCGAGCTTGTGCGCCAGGCCGTGGCCCTTCAGCCGGGCCTGGATCCGGCCCGCATGGACGCCGCCGCCTTTGCCGTGCCCGGTGCGGTGCGCGGCAGGCGGACGGTGCTGCTGCCCAACATCACCTGGCCGGCCCACTGGGACGAGATGCAGGCCGCCGTGGGCACGGCGCGGCTGGTGCTGCTCAACGACTTTGCCGCTCAGGCCCATGCCGTGGTCACCCCGGCGTTGCAGGACGCCGAACTGCTCAAACCCGGCGATGCCTATGCCCCGGGGCCGGTGGCCGTCACCGGCGCAGGCACCGGGCTCGGCAACTGCGCGTTGCTGCCCCTGGAAGCCGGCGGCTGGACCGTGGTGCCTGCGGAATTGGGGCATGCGCCGTTTCCCTTTGTGGGGCGAGAGGAGTTCGACTATCAGGCCTTCGTCATGGATCGCCTGGATGTGGGCTATCCCATCGGCGACCACGTGGTGAGCGGCGGCGGCCTGGCCCTGCTGCACGAATTTCTCTCCGGCGAGGCCGTCTCGCCCCCGGAGGCCTCAGCCCGTCTGGATTCTACGCCCCGGGTGGCGGAGTGGTTCGCCAGATTCTACGGCCGCGCCTGTCGGCAATATGCCCTGGCCGTGGTGGCCTCGGGCGGGGTGGTGGTGGCCGGCGGGGTGGCGGCAAAAACGCCCGCCCTGGTGCGCCATCCGGCATTTTTGCAGGAATTTCTCAACTGTCCCACCCAGCGGCCTCTGCTGGAGGCCATGCCCATCCGTCGCAACGAGAACGAGCTTTCCGGCCTGTGGGGCGCCGCCCATGCCGGGTGGCAGGCCTGCAGCCGGCCCGCCGGTCCGCCGGCATGA
- the zwf gene encoding glucose-6-phosphate dehydrogenase, with amino-acid sequence MPEPQSAIASAQVSALNGLTAASGGQCLLDRAGPPCVVVVFGATGDLTFRKLFPSLYDLHCLGSLDSRSCIVGVGRSALDHAAFRERMRESLTQAGVEDLSRWDDLAARLYYCSVDVDTGTGMDALHALCNELDTARQIGGNRLYYLAVPPTAYETIATRLGQAGMASEAQGFARIVIEKPFGSDLVTAKALDAAIHQHFTEHQVFRIDHYLAKETVQNIMVLRFANAIFEPLWDRRYIDHVRITAAESLGVEHRAAFYEQAGVLRDMFQNHMMQLLALCAMEPPSQFEAELVRDEKTKVYRALRPFPVGRLNEHLVLGQYGAGMIDDRKVPAYVDEPGVPADSATPTYACMKVFIDNWRWQGVPFYLVSGKRLRRKHTEIVVKFKEVPYSMFRKVLGEHISANTLILSIQPREEVILTFQTKLPGPMCLRTVRMEFDYNAGVKRPKTDAYVKVLQDVLLGDQTLFWRQDSVELCWGFLTPILQECDCPDKAERLYLYRAGSDGPQEVRHILSPATMQHGTTP; translated from the coding sequence ATGCCGGAACCCCAGTCCGCCATCGCCAGCGCGCAGGTCTCGGCCCTGAACGGTTTGACGGCCGCCTCGGGCGGGCAGTGCCTGCTGGACCGGGCCGGGCCGCCGTGCGTGGTGGTGGTCTTCGGCGCCACCGGCGACCTGACCTTCCGCAAGCTGTTCCCGTCCCTGTACGATCTGCATTGCCTGGGCAGCCTGGATTCCCGCAGCTGCATCGTGGGCGTGGGGCGGTCTGCCCTGGACCATGCAGCCTTCCGCGAGCGCATGCGCGAATCCCTGACGCAGGCCGGGGTGGAGGATCTCAGCCGTTGGGACGATCTGGCTGCCCGGCTGTACTATTGTTCTGTAGATGTGGATACCGGCACGGGCATGGACGCCCTGCATGCCCTGTGCAATGAGCTGGACACCGCCCGGCAGATTGGCGGCAACAGGCTGTATTATCTCGCGGTTCCCCCCACCGCATACGAGACCATCGCCACCCGCCTGGGGCAGGCCGGCATGGCCTCGGAAGCGCAGGGCTTTGCCCGCATCGTCATCGAAAAGCCCTTCGGCAGCGATCTCGTCACAGCCAAGGCCCTGGACGCCGCCATCCATCAGCACTTTACCGAGCATCAGGTCTTTCGCATCGATCACTACCTGGCCAAGGAGACGGTGCAGAACATCATGGTCCTGCGCTTCGCCAACGCCATTTTTGAACCGCTGTGGGACCGGCGCTACATCGACCATGTGCGCATTACCGCGGCGGAATCGCTGGGCGTGGAGCACCGCGCGGCCTTTTACGAGCAGGCCGGCGTGCTGCGGGACATGTTCCAGAACCACATGATGCAACTGTTGGCCCTGTGCGCCATGGAGCCGCCCTCACAGTTCGAAGCCGAGCTGGTGCGCGATGAAAAAACAAAGGTCTACAGGGCGTTGCGGCCGTTTCCCGTGGGCCGCCTGAATGAACATCTGGTGCTGGGGCAGTACGGCGCCGGCATGATTGATGATCGCAAGGTGCCGGCCTATGTGGATGAACCCGGCGTGCCCGCGGACAGCGCCACCCCCACCTACGCCTGCATGAAAGTGTTCATCGACAACTGGCGTTGGCAGGGCGTGCCGTTTTATCTGGTCTCCGGCAAGCGCCTGCGCCGCAAGCACACGGAAATTGTCGTCAAGTTCAAGGAAGTGCCGTACTCCATGTTCCGCAAGGTCCTGGGAGAGCACATCTCGGCCAATACGCTCATCCTTTCCATCCAGCCCAGGGAAGAGGTGATCCTCACCTTCCAGACCAAACTCCCCGGCCCCATGTGCCTGCGGACGGTACGCATGGAGTTCGACTACAACGCCGGCGTCAAGCGGCCCAAGACGGATGCCTACGTCAAGGTGTTGCAAGACGTGCTTCTGGGCGATCAGACGTTGTTCTGGCGTCAGGACAGCGTGGAACTCTGTTGGGGATTCTTGACGCCGATCCTTCAGGAGTGCGATTGTCCGGACAAGGCGGAGCGACTGTATTTGTACAGGGCCGGCAGTGATGGCCCGCAGGAAGTGCGCCACATTCTTTCACCTGCAACGATGCAACATGGGACGACGCCATGA
- a CDS encoding methyl-accepting chemotaxis protein, with product MLLCRSISSRLAVCVATVLLAVLAVLVFAAYRSTWTAVLQSQLGAMDQLRVSLIHTLEDFLDHGDGLTRIAAGNPAVLRIAQAGRRADGADELAVLLQGAPMAEAVFVWNATGQVQAANVAVGGAVERRDEPFSIADREYFQRVSRGEIYKGDTLVQSHFTGVHALVVAHPVLDAAGRVVGGVALTIDLARFVKKYILPVKIGARGYPFLMDGAGKLIGHPDPKLMLQPSSTYPLIKPHLQQGHGSFEYVFKGEDKFLSWGKVSNGWIFVASAYAAEMAEAAAQQRALLLGLGAGAFVVLLGVIALVSRVVVIRPLQALGRYTQEVADGNLNAVVAVGSGRELVELAENIKRMIAELKHRLGFAQGVLGGIASTVPCQVVDREGRITFINELMLHIVGRDQTPRQVEGMRCGELLYNDSARRTRTEEALTTMQRVSGELQLRNLKGEEHILTVHANPIQDLDGNPTGVFTFYHDITDMRRRQQAMEATNVSLQRLARDGDGVAREVTAAAAELTTQVDEAGKGSQVQSRRISETAAAMEEMNATVLEVAQSASNASQQAAKATDKALHGKQAVQEVVDAIGGVQAQTAGLRGSMEELARHAEGVGQVITVITDIADQTNLLALNAAIEAARAGDAGRGFAVVADEVRKLAEKTMHATKDVVGAIHAIQQGALASRNATMTAAEAVTTATTLAERSGQALDEIVAYVNEASGQVQGIAAASQQQSATSEEITRAVEDVDRIAAATAATMDHARQSIEALRRQVQAMESVSRELLAQSQQA from the coding sequence ATGCTTTTGTGCCGATCAATTTCGTCGCGGCTGGCGGTATGCGTCGCCACGGTATTGCTGGCCGTGCTCGCTGTGTTGGTCTTTGCGGCATACCGTTCCACCTGGACGGCGGTGTTGCAGTCCCAGTTGGGCGCCATGGACCAACTGCGCGTTTCCCTCATTCACACCCTGGAAGATTTTCTGGACCATGGCGATGGGCTGACCCGCATTGCCGCCGGCAATCCGGCTGTGTTGCGCATTGCCCAGGCGGGCCGCCGCGCTGATGGCGCTGACGAACTGGCCGTGCTGCTGCAGGGTGCGCCCATGGCCGAGGCCGTGTTCGTCTGGAACGCCACCGGGCAGGTGCAGGCCGCCAATGTGGCCGTGGGCGGCGCCGTGGAGCGTCGGGATGAGCCCTTTTCCATTGCGGATCGGGAATACTTCCAGCGTGTGTCCCGCGGGGAGATCTACAAGGGCGATACCCTGGTGCAGAGCCACTTCACCGGCGTGCATGCCCTGGTGGTGGCGCATCCGGTCCTGGACGCCGCCGGCCGCGTGGTCGGTGGTGTGGCCCTGACTATCGACCTGGCCCGCTTCGTCAAGAAATACATCCTGCCCGTGAAGATCGGCGCGCGGGGCTATCCGTTTCTCATGGACGGCGCCGGCAAGCTCATCGGGCATCCCGATCCCAAGCTCATGCTGCAGCCCTCCAGCACGTACCCGCTCATCAAGCCCCATCTGCAGCAGGGGCATGGATCCTTTGAATATGTGTTCAAGGGCGAGGACAAATTCCTCTCCTGGGGCAAGGTCTCCAACGGCTGGATCTTCGTGGCCTCGGCCTATGCCGCCGAAATGGCGGAGGCCGCCGCGCAGCAGCGCGCGTTGTTGCTGGGCCTGGGCGCCGGCGCGTTCGTCGTGCTGCTGGGGGTGATCGCCCTGGTGAGCCGGGTGGTGGTCATCAGGCCGCTGCAGGCGTTGGGCCGCTACACCCAGGAGGTGGCCGACGGCAACCTCAACGCCGTCGTGGCGGTGGGCAGCGGCAGGGAACTGGTGGAGCTGGCGGAAAACATCAAGCGCATGATTGCCGAACTCAAGCACCGGCTGGGGTTTGCCCAGGGCGTGCTGGGTGGCATCGCCAGCACCGTGCCGTGTCAGGTGGTGGACCGGGAAGGGCGCATCACCTTCATCAATGAGCTTATGCTGCATATTGTCGGCCGGGACCAGACGCCCAGGCAGGTCGAGGGCATGCGCTGCGGCGAGTTGCTGTATAACGATTCTGCCCGCCGCACCAGGACGGAAGAAGCCCTGACCACCATGCAACGGGTGTCTGGCGAGCTGCAGTTGCGCAATCTCAAGGGAGAGGAGCACATCCTCACGGTGCACGCCAATCCCATCCAGGATCTGGATGGCAATCCCACCGGTGTGTTCACCTTTTACCATGACATCACGGACATGCGCCGCCGGCAGCAGGCCATGGAGGCCACGAATGTGTCCCTGCAGCGCCTGGCCCGGGACGGCGACGGCGTGGCCCGGGAGGTGACCGCCGCCGCGGCAGAACTGACCACGCAGGTGGACGAAGCCGGCAAGGGGTCGCAGGTACAGTCCCGCCGCATCTCCGAAACCGCCGCCGCCATGGAAGAAATGAATGCCACGGTGCTGGAGGTGGCCCAGAGCGCCTCCAACGCCTCCCAACAGGCGGCCAAGGCCACGGACAAAGCCCTGCACGGCAAGCAGGCGGTGCAGGAAGTGGTGGACGCCATCGGCGGGGTGCAGGCCCAGACCGCCGGATTGCGCGGGAGCATGGAAGAGCTGGCCCGCCATGCCGAAGGGGTGGGGCAGGTCATTACGGTCATCACCGATATCGCAGACCAGACCAACCTGCTGGCGCTCAATGCCGCCATCGAGGCCGCCCGGGCCGGGGACGCCGGCCGGGGCTTCGCCGTGGTGGCGGATGAGGTGCGCAAGCTGGCGGAAAAGACCATGCACGCCACCAAGGATGTGGTGGGCGCCATCCACGCCATCCAGCAGGGGGCCCTGGCCTCCCGAAACGCCACCATGACCGCCGCCGAAGCCGTGACCACCGCCACCACCCTGGCCGAACGTTCCGGGCAGGCGTTGGACGAGATCGTCGCGTACGTCAATGAGGCCTCGGGACAGGTGCAGGGCATTGCCGCGGCCAGCCAGCAACAGTCCGCCACCAGTGAGGAAATTACCCGCGCCGTGGAGGATGTGGACCGCATCGCCGCCGCCACCGCCGCCACCATGGACCATGCCCGCCAGTCCATCGAAGCCCTGCGCCGTCAGGTGCAGGCCATGGAGTCCGTCAGCCGGGAGCTGCTGGCGCAATCGCAGCAGGCCTGA
- a CDS encoding tetratricopeptide repeat protein, whose amino-acid sequence MTASGHPPSATHAGTGDPLAPYRSIPIHLFISDPLLREQLRLIFSALKFEFVQEHPPGGGYLESVKILAQLLLQKKGLILANPPRAAMAQGGKVRVAKDVTDFFASLKSLLGRTRREERMVMAKCVPVFQDAQLPQKRELTILQLARFGIAGAFILGKQESLGALSPPLRKIRMQEQVMERFHELREYLLEFLPQMAGAQEVIQERLEEIELTERKAKADAMCRDAELARQARDWERAVLCYKRAIDLYPQDPQAYLESGRLYVRMRKYPRALLRFSQAEELAGGTPEPNKEIGIVRVLQVQERLEQGESPTHPEVMTLLKDAVANFEEALEKARQAKPLTEEEEDGTRSREGVARIASELVKLDLKTMLGKNHPMVLALGNLARKAIEDVTPQDKEKLPAPQLIFLGLAALDSMQFDEADRLLFRAATEGGHFQEACDEIIHMGTVVRKTLGPAKAIDLYRRLMQLDPPRKAPIHYNLAVAYSVEGRSLEAAGSIAQAVYMDPTLPEEDMFYRNAQVHDVLGQTVSLFLEIDKRARALVPREVTSKAVSLQEDVEKTILAGQDVRAVRLLWHVATQLPEFMEREHVMASKTITEFLQRTAPILAASAKHASRELAAFFNHQLALRAEGGQNKRLIAYLRYKSLAMRALEVEQDAATAANFLAKAVLCHPEMVKAAELYASPSMLPLARELASRLQAVNMERIGWKD is encoded by the coding sequence ATGACGGCCTCGGGCCACCCCCCCAGCGCAACGCACGCCGGCACGGGCGATCCCCTGGCGCCGTATCGTTCCATCCCCATTCACCTGTTCATCAGCGATCCCCTGCTGCGCGAGCAGCTGCGGCTCATTTTTTCGGCCCTCAAGTTCGAATTCGTGCAGGAGCACCCCCCCGGCGGCGGGTATCTGGAAAGTGTGAAGATCCTGGCCCAGTTGCTGCTGCAGAAGAAGGGGCTCATCCTGGCCAATCCGCCCCGGGCGGCCATGGCCCAGGGGGGCAAGGTGCGGGTGGCCAAGGACGTCACGGATTTCTTCGCCAGCCTCAAGAGCCTGCTGGGCAGGACGCGGCGCGAGGAACGGATGGTGATGGCCAAGTGCGTGCCCGTGTTTCAGGACGCCCAGCTTCCCCAGAAGCGCGAGCTGACCATCCTCCAGCTGGCCCGGTTCGGCATTGCCGGAGCGTTCATTCTCGGCAAGCAGGAGTCCCTGGGAGCGCTCTCCCCGCCGCTGCGCAAGATTCGCATGCAGGAGCAGGTGATGGAGCGCTTCCACGAGTTGCGCGAATACCTGCTGGAATTTCTGCCCCAGATGGCCGGGGCGCAGGAGGTGATACAGGAGCGGCTGGAGGAGATCGAACTCACCGAGCGCAAGGCCAAGGCCGACGCCATGTGCCGGGATGCCGAGCTCGCCCGTCAGGCCCGGGACTGGGAACGCGCCGTGCTGTGCTACAAGCGCGCCATTGATCTCTATCCCCAGGATCCCCAGGCATACCTGGAAAGCGGCCGGCTGTATGTGCGGATGCGGAAGTATCCGCGGGCCCTGCTGCGCTTTTCGCAAGCCGAGGAACTGGCCGGGGGAACGCCGGAGCCGAACAAGGAAATCGGCATCGTCCGGGTGCTGCAGGTGCAGGAGCGGCTGGAGCAGGGGGAGTCGCCCACGCATCCCGAGGTCATGACGCTTCTGAAGGACGCCGTGGCCAACTTCGAGGAGGCCTTGGAAAAGGCCCGGCAGGCAAAACCCTTGACCGAGGAGGAGGAAGACGGCACGCGCAGCCGCGAGGGCGTGGCCCGCATTGCCAGCGAACTGGTGAAGCTGGATCTCAAGACCATGTTGGGCAAGAACCATCCCATGGTGCTGGCCCTGGGAAATCTGGCGCGCAAGGCCATTGAGGACGTGACCCCCCAGGACAAGGAAAAGCTCCCCGCCCCGCAGCTCATCTTTCTGGGGCTGGCGGCCCTTGATTCCATGCAGTTCGACGAGGCGGACCGCCTGCTGTTTCGCGCCGCTACGGAGGGCGGACACTTTCAGGAGGCCTGCGACGAAATCATTCACATGGGCACTGTGGTGCGCAAGACGTTGGGGCCCGCCAAGGCCATCGACCTCTATCGCAGGCTCATGCAGCTCGATCCCCCCCGCAAGGCGCCGATCCATTACAATCTGGCCGTGGCCTACAGCGTGGAAGGCCGGAGCCTGGAAGCGGCGGGGTCCATCGCCCAGGCCGTGTACATGGATCCCACCCTGCCCGAGGAGGACATGTTCTATCGCAACGCCCAGGTGCATGACGTGCTGGGCCAGACTGTGTCCCTGTTTCTGGAAATCGACAAACGCGCCCGCGCCCTCGTGCCCCGGGAGGTGACGAGCAAGGCTGTCTCCCTGCAGGAGGACGTGGAAAAGACCATCCTGGCCGGGCAGGATGTCCGCGCCGTACGGCTGCTGTGGCACGTGGCCACCCAGTTGCCGGAATTCATGGAGCGCGAGCACGTCATGGCCAGCAAGACCATCACCGAGTTTCTGCAGCGCACAGCACCCATCCTGGCTGCCTCGGCCAAGCACGCCTCCCGGGAACTGGCGGCCTTTTTCAACCACCAGCTTGCCCTGCGCGCGGAAGGCGGGCAGAACAAGCGGCTCATCGCCTACTTGCGCTACAAAAGTCTGGCCATGCGCGCCCTGGAGGTGGAGCAGGACGCCGCCACGGCCGCCAACTTTCTGGCCAAGGCGGTGCTCTGCCATCCGGAAATGGTCAAGGCGGCGGAACTGTATGCCTCGCCGTCCATGCTGCCTCTGGCCCGGGAACTTGCCTCGCGGCTGCAGGCCGTGAACATGGAACGGATTGGCTGGAAAGACTGA
- a CDS encoding citrate synthase: MSEDKHTTAARTATLILDGQSYEFPVLEGSEGEKAIDISALRSKTGHITLDHGYGNTGSCQSNISFVDGERGILRYRGYDIEELVEKSSFIETAMLLIFGRLPTATELDGFRNMLREQELLHEDLLHHFDGFPSSGEPMAILSAVINSLGSYHPDLYNITNQDEFTRAVAKVISKVRTIAAFAYRKSQGLPFIYPNPNKNYCANFLHMMFSVPYRLYEPPLGAVRALSLFLIVHADHEQNCSCSTVRMVGSSEANLFASVSAGVCALWGRLHGGANAAVVQQLQHLVDNKVNIKDYLEKVKKRELRLMGFGHRVYKNFDPRARVLKEAAHNLLQNMGQDDPLIHVAQELEDAALNDDFFQERKLYPNVDFYSGIILRTLGIPVQMFPVMFAIGRMPGWIAHWYEEFQGPAKIHRPRQVYTGPTRRPYVHIEDRAGQ, translated from the coding sequence TTGTCCGAGGACAAACACACCACGGCTGCACGCACGGCCACCCTTATTCTTGACGGCCAGTCCTACGAGTTCCCGGTTCTGGAAGGCAGCGAAGGCGAAAAAGCCATCGACATCTCCGCACTGCGTTCCAAAACCGGCCACATCACGTTGGACCATGGATATGGCAACACCGGCTCCTGCCAGAGCAACATTTCCTTTGTGGACGGCGAACGCGGCATCCTGCGATATCGCGGCTACGACATTGAAGAACTGGTAGAAAAAAGCTCCTTCATCGAAACAGCCATGCTGCTCATCTTCGGGCGGCTGCCCACGGCCACGGAGCTGGACGGCTTCCGCAACATGCTGCGTGAACAGGAGCTCCTGCACGAGGATCTGCTGCACCATTTCGACGGCTTTCCTTCCAGCGGCGAGCCCATGGCCATCCTGTCTGCAGTCATCAACTCCCTGGGCAGTTATCACCCTGATTTGTACAACATCACCAATCAGGATGAGTTCACCCGCGCCGTGGCCAAGGTCATCTCCAAGGTGCGCACCATCGCCGCCTTCGCCTACCGCAAATCCCAGGGCCTGCCCTTCATTTATCCCAACCCCAACAAGAACTACTGCGCCAACTTCCTGCACATGATGTTTTCCGTGCCGTACCGGCTCTATGAGCCGCCCCTGGGCGCGGTGCGGGCGCTGTCGCTCTTTCTCATCGTCCACGCGGACCACGAACAAAACTGCTCCTGCTCCACGGTGCGCATGGTGGGCTCCTCCGAAGCCAACCTGTTCGCCTCGGTGTCCGCCGGCGTGTGCGCCTTGTGGGGCCGGCTGCACGGCGGGGCCAACGCCGCCGTGGTGCAGCAACTGCAACACCTGGTGGACAACAAGGTCAACATCAAGGATTACCTGGAAAAAGTCAAAAAACGCGAGCTGCGGCTCATGGGTTTTGGCCACCGGGTGTACAAGAACTTCGACCCCCGCGCCCGCGTGCTCAAGGAAGCAGCCCACAACCTGCTCCAGAACATGGGCCAGGACGACCCCCTGATTCACGTGGCCCAGGAGCTGGAAGACGCCGCCCTGAACGACGACTTCTTCCAGGAACGCAAGCTCTACCCCAACGTGGACTTCTATTCCGGCATCATCCTGCGCACCCTCGGCATTCCGGTGCAGATGTTCCCGGTCATGTTCGCCATCGGCCGCATGCCAGGCTGGATTGCCCACTGGTACGAAGAATTCCAGGGCCCCGCCAAAATCCATCGGCCGCGGCAGGTGTACACCGGCCCCACCCGCCGGCCGTATGTGCACATCGAGGATCGCGCCGGGCAGTAA